The window ATTATCTCCAAACAGGAAAAACTGTACTAATTATCAGAAAGAGCACAACTATGTGTGTGACATGATACTGCTAGAATTATAAACACATCACTATAAATGACAGCACACAGGACAGTTTGTATCAAAGAAAGAAACAGCATTTATTAGTTATTTATATACCCATATTATTTTATCAAATTATCCGCATTTATGATAAAACCATAATATTAGTTTAAAACGAAACAAcacacaatattttaaaaatttgttaTACTTGTGCAAAATACTACAGCATAAATTATGTATGCATTCATTTAAGATTTCAGAAAAGGAAAATAATCTGTTCAGTGCAAAAAGAATGGAACAGGCATGACTATCAAGTATCCCTACGATATTTATGTACAAATTGGTGCCTTGTATATAACAAAATATAttatgatttctttttaaaattcatagcCATAATTCTGCTTACCCACAGAAAGACAGAGTTCAAACTTCAGCTGTATGCCACTTGTTTATCATTTGGGACAGGAGAGTACAACATAAATCTGATGTCGCACAGCAGCAAGAAGAGGGGTCAAGAAATTAATCAGACTGAATGGGTGCACAACTGTATATTTGTAGCAGTCTCCACCTATACACAGGAATTGACAATAcgtttacagcacaatcctatgcagagataCTCCAGTGTGATTTCCATGAGCTAAAACTGCAGTAATTCTGCCCAAGATTGCTCAATTAGTTATGTAGGTCAATAGCAGCCAGTGCAAATGcagaccaatttcacacaagACCCTTAATcatggtttaactctgtccccaaactgacattctacactagaataacaGAATCAGAAAAaacaactctatgactctatgattttactatagaatgtcagtttggggacagggctaaaccaggattaaaagacTAGTGCGGAATTGGTCACAGTATCCACGTTGCAATTTCTAACCTACCCACCAGTCACCAATTTCTGTCCCCTCTCACTTGACACTTCCATGTCAACAGCCTGATAATACAGTAAACCCCTCCTCCAAAATGGACTCAAGTGGCTGCTGCTTCTtcctgctgccaatctgagtagccTGTGAGGGAGATGGGGATCCAGGATTACATGCTATGGCTTCCTACACTGGTGTTGCTTAGTTGCAGTGCATTGAAGTCTTTGCATATGAATAACTATTGCAACAAAATGCCTGCATAAGCTCATAAACCCCTGGTTTGCACATACATATGGAAAACCTCTGCACACCATCCTGGAGGGGATGAAGTTACactttaatacacacacacacacacacacacacatatatatatataaccataTGTACATAATTgccagactctctctctctctctctctctctctatatatatatatagtctggCAATTATGTACATCTGTCTCTCTAACACATACACCATGCACGTGTACACACGCACATACAAATTTCCCATACAGATACTCCCTTTTTAGTAAATCCACAGAGTTTTTGCAACAGAATTCTAATCACTAAGCATACGGAGACACTTCTACAGATGGAGATACAGCTGTTGGGGATACTGGTTTCTTTTCTCCTTTACAACAGAAAGATTCCGCCTTCACTTTTATTTTGTAGTTAATCAATGTAAGAAGATAAGGGCTGACAGCTGAATATCCTGAAATAAGACCTGTCATGATTGGAGGTGCAAAgtaatagtttttaaaatgtttcaagCAATGCATTAGGACAAAGTGAGAAATCCAGAATGAAGTAATAAGAAATATTAATGCCAGGACAAGTTTACATGCTCTGAGGACTTCGGCTTCAGTAGTGTTATCCCCAATCCATATGCCACCATAAGTTGCCTTCTTATGTTCCCAAAGGAGATGTGCTATTCGGAAGCCCACAAGGAGTAAAATTATCAATGGGAGAAGATCAATAGCCACTAGAAATATTTTTCCATATAAAAACTCTAGTTGTTCATTTCTATATTCAGTCTTGCATTCAGAATAGTTCAATATGCCATGTTGCTGATAAGTCTCATTACCTCCAGTTAGATTTTCATTCTTTCCTGTATATGGTACAACTGGAGagcaaaatgcaaaacaaacaaccCAAAGAGCAAAAACTAGGACCAGGTGACACTTCCGATGGTTCGTGCTTGCAACTTCAACTGGAGGGTGCACAACTTGACACACTTTAAAGCAGTACAGCAAAGCAATGTATAATGTGAACCATATGGCAAGAGAGGTAGTAAAAACTGTTGTGAACATGAGAACTTTGCAGCTGGCTGAATCCAACCCAACACCAGAGGCATAAACAATCTTCAAGACATTCACTACCAAGTTGTTTACAATATGGTCAAATGCAAGGTTGAAAATCAGTATGAATGAGATTCGCAAATGCTCACCAATGCATCTCCTTGTGCAATAAATCAACAACAGATTACCAAACACGCTGAGGAAGATCAAAACAACACACACAACTATTTCCACAGTACCAGCACTGAGCTCCATGGTTTTTAGCCTTTCAGTTTCTTCAGATCTATTCTGGAGTTTTGGAGTTCATGAACCCTGGTAAAAAAATTCACTGGAAGCAAAGACATTTTCCCTCAAAGAAAGGCAAGTACAATAATCAGTCTTTTCTCAAAATGCAAAACTGAAAAACAAAAGCTAGCCACAGTTGTGTAAGCTAATGTTCTCAAGTGGCTCTTTCATCGTCTCATGGGGTGCTATCATTATGAACAATCACAAGGTTATCCTTTAATTAAAGAGTTCAGAAATATGGCAGCAACCTAGTAGCATACAATACTAAAATATGCTGAACTACAGAACTGAGGAAATACCTTCCCCACCTCTGTGAGTTTTGCTAAAGAAAGACTATAAAATATCTCCTATGTAAATAAACAGGAAAAATAATGGTGCACCAGTGCACAGGAAAGATGGAAAAAACAAGGAGCACAGTAGACAGTTTATTTAACTCTTATGGGTCCCTATACATTTCCCTATGAACTTTGTCGGGGATCTCCTACAAAGATTTTTCAGCTCCCACCTTGAACAGTGAAGGCATTTTATACCTTGGAGGTATGTGTCCCTTAACAAAAGAGGAAAAATGGTATCAAGCCAACAACTGCTACTGCTCTGCATCCACTTTTCATTTCAGTGTAGGTTCTGTaattattttctgtttgttttttaaaatgcactgCAATTATCATATTTTCTGGCACAATTGATCAATTTCAGCTTCAAGAACATTGTCAAATTTTGTTCATAATTAAAATGCCACTTCTAAAACTAAGAAAACAGAAGATCTGAATATGAAAATAATATACTGAAGTTACGTATACATAACATTTGACTCTAACAATAAGCTATTATCATATGCAAGAGATCGAACTTCAGTATATAATAACTCTATATGATACTATGAATGGAATGAAAAGGTATGTCAGTCATGTTGCATAAAAAGAAAACAAGCAAGAAGAAAAAGTGTTACACAAACTTCATACCATACAAAACAGTTCaggctaattaaaaaaaagaaagaaaaaattacTACAGTTTCCTCCTATATGAATTCATTGGGCCCTGGTACCATATATGTAAATGCAATGCTTTTGTGTGGTCAGGAATGACACACACAGTTTTTCCCCACATAATCTTTTCAATATCTGTTTCAAAACTTGAATCACTGGATGATCTGCACCACAACAGGAGCCTCTGGGATCTTTAGGAATCAGTCATGGTGTTTGTATATTGCCACTGATAGAGCTTAATAGCCTATGCCAGGCTCAAGAGCTATGAGTGCAGCATAAAAGCATAGCAGCAACATCATAAAGATTTAAATTCAGGGATGACAAACGTGCAGCTCATGGGCCTGATTTGGGCCCAAAGTGCTGCAATCTGGCCTGCCAGCATGGAGccatcatctacttccttctccctcgcttGTTTCTTTCAGCCgccatttttccttctctcctttgagaaatcagctgagcaaagcagcttCTCTTCGctcattccttcctccccctccctcttcccaaaggcaggaggaggagtctcagtcattggaggagcttggctctgtagctctgctgtgtgattaagtttgccaggctcaatcgatcacactgcagagctactgagccaagcctctcttccttctagtggctgaggctcctccctctcctcatttcctggggaaggagggaaagagagctTCTTCTGACCAGTTCCCTTGTTCCccctggagagatacaaagaaagcatctgtaAGACCAGCAACGGTATgagtttttgccttgctacaagagagacagagagagtgtgtatgtattttgttgggcttgttatgggttcAACTGTTTGCCTCCATCTTTATTCATGCTCTCTTGATCCAGTCTTTTTTAATAGGAAAACATGCAAACTGTTTAGAAGAGGAACAACAAGAAGCCAGGATTTGACTGAAAGTGTGTATCCAGACCAAatttacccagcacatttcctttcattttcctttcgtgttttcctttgatttcctttCATAGATGGGGGATTTTGAACttcagacttcccagatagtaggctggcACTGGcgactatacatggctgtctctctgatCCTGCACTGCCTCATAAaagctgcagttatttttctaaGACTAcatttttgtagacaaacacatagccctcagtctgtgccataaTGCCTTCACATATACTTGAACAGCACAATTCCTACTTttcatcagtcttctcttctgagggaaacagtgctcaacacatggcaaaaacagaacatataatgaggttgtgaagttccaacctaggttCAGCATAGGAATAGTACATaaacagtttctttaaatgaaactaagccctctgggccagatgaactgcatccaaagaTTCTAAAataacttgtggatgtaattttgagcctctggctattatttttgagaattcttggagaacaagagaaatactggaagactggaggtgggcgaatgttctTCATtcatccccatcttcaagaaggggaaaaaggaggatccgggtaactaccgacccattaGCTTGACATCCatacctggaaatgttttagaacaaatcaccaaacagtcagtcctggaacatttaggaaggatggctgtgattactaagagccagcatgggtttctcaagaacaagtcatgtcagactaacctgatctctttttttgagaaagtgactaccttgctggatcagaggaatgctgtagacatcgtttatcttgatttcagtaaggcttttgataaggttccacatactatccttgttgacaagttggtaaaatgtggtttggatcctgttaccgttaggtggatctgtaactggctgacagaccgcacccaaagagtgcttgtgaatggttcctcatcctcttggagaggagtgacaaatggagtgcctcaaggatctgtcctgggacctgttttgttcaacatctttataaatgatttggatgaaggaatagagggaatgcttattaaatttgccgattatattaaattgggaggggtcacaaatacagcagaagacagaaacaggatagaggatgaccttgacaggctggaaaactggtctaaaaccaataaaatgaattttaacagggataaatgtaaagttctgtatttaggtaggaaaaatccaatgcatggttataggatgggggaagacttgtcttagcaatagtatgtgccaAAAGGATCTCGGGAGtgaaccatatgctgaacatatgtcaacagtgtgatgtggtggctaaaaatgcaaatgcaattttgggctgtatcaacagaagtatagtgtccagatcacatgaagtgatggtatcactttactctgctctagtaagacctcaactggagtattgtattcagctttgggcaccacattttaagaaggatatagacaagcaggaatgggtccagaggagagcgatgaagatggtgaggggtctggagacca is drawn from Heteronotia binoei isolate CCM8104 ecotype False Entrance Well chromosome 4, APGP_CSIRO_Hbin_v1, whole genome shotgun sequence and contains these coding sequences:
- the LOC132569978 gene encoding uncharacterized protein LOC132569978; the protein is MELSAGTVEIVVCVVLIFLSVFGNLLLIYCTRRCIGEHLRISFILIFNLAFDHIVNNLVVNVLKIVYASGVGLDSASCKVLMFTTVFTTSLAIWFTLYIALLYCFKVCQVVHPPVEVASTNHRKCHLVLVFALWVVCFAFCSPVVPYTGKNENLTGGNETYQQHGILNYSECKTEYRNEQLEFLYGKIFLVAIDLLPLIILLLVGFRIAHLLWEHKKATYGGIWIGDNTTEAEVLRACKLVLALIFLITSFWISHFVLMHCLKHFKNYYFAPPIMTGLISGYSAVSPYLLTLINYKIKVKAESFCCKGEKKPVSPTAVSPSVEVSPYA